The Phocoena sinus isolate mPhoSin1 chromosome 18, mPhoSin1.pri, whole genome shotgun sequence DNA window acaaaagttaagcaaaaaaaagcTGAACCCGCATTTGTAAAAACGATTtccaagttttaaagaaaaaaaagttttatttttctcttccaagaaATACATGtccattatagaaaatttggaaaatacatagtataatgaaaatatgaatttCCCAGAATCCAAAAATACATAAGATAGGCTTACAGTTTTACTATTTTCttacacatgtattttttaataatttgccattctccttctctccccaaccTGACCCCGCAACAAAAAAGTGGGGAAGGCAGCTCCTTGAGGGACATGGCCTGTCACACCCACTACACCTTGCATCCTCCCTGCAGACCTCTCTCCTCGCTGAGCTGTGGACTGTATCCTTGCCTACTTTCCTGATTTCCATGTAAATGCACAACACACCCCAAAGCAGGGCCAAAGTCCTGTGCTCTCAGAACTGCCAATGCCCAGCCTATCAAGAGAACTCACAATGTCAACTCCCAGCTGCCTCCTTCACTTCAGAGCCAGACTTCTCCCTAAGAACACCTTGAAGATTATCTCTGCTGATCAACATCTTCGGCAGTAACTAATGCCTCTTAAAATTTATACAGCACTTTAAAGTTTAACAAGTTCTCTCatacacatttaatcctcacaagagtCCTCTGAAGTAGACAGAGCAGATAGCCCTatttaaaagggaaggaaactgaggtgcagaggaGTTGAGATCATATCGagtcagtggcagagcttggacctccctggcagtccagtggttaagactccgcacttccagtgcagggggtgcgggttcaatccctggtcggggaactaagatcccacaagccgtggggcacaggcaaagaaagaaaaaaaaaagaagccataaaTTGACTCAAAGGTCAGAGCTCCCTACCTAGCCATtattaacaaaacattttttaagtctgACAACTAGAATTTAAGAGCTAGAAAGATCTTCAGTAAATCATCTAATTCCTTCTCAGTATTCACATgtaaaggaaagtaaaaagaattaAAGGCAGGTGATTGCCTAAAGTCACCAACTATTTTGTGATGAAGAGAATCTAAAGGCACAATCTTCAGACTCCCAGGGAAGTGCTCACACCAGTCGTCCCTAGAGAGATGTTCTTTAATAAGCTGGTCTCTCATCCGGTGTCTTCCGCTTAGCCAGATGTCAACCAGGAATTAAAATCCTAGAAGTGTAGAATGTTAGAGCCAGAAGGGACCTTAAAGACTACCCAGGCCAATCCACTcgctttagagatgaggaaagtgaggtccCAAACTCATGGCTTCTGCTGTTCAATTCTGTGCACCTTCCACTCACCATATTACTTCCCTTCTTTAATTATAAACAAAATCTGGCCAAAGATGTTTACTGCCTTCTCGGACAGTGTGTGATAGGCCACAGACCAGCAAAGCCGAAGTAAAACTGATCGGGATTTGATTTCAGAAGATACCTTGTTGGTAACAGATGTACCCACCATGACTGTATCATAAAATAACCAAGTTCTGCTGGGTTCTAGGCAGGCTCCCCCATTCTCTACCCAGCCAGAGAGAAGGCCTATTGAAATGTGCGTGTTTCTTAGAAAAGGGTACCAATGGCCCTTTGGAAGTCGCCCATCTCTTGAATCTATGAAAATGTAGCAATATTGTTTTGCTAAAGGCTTCTACTCCACAAATCAACCAGGAATCCTAACTAAAACTGGCAGCACAACACCAGGGCTGTCACAGTTCCCTGACCCTAAAGGACCCAGACCCTCCTCCCACGGTCTTTGTGTACCATTCAAATCCGCTTCTCAATGTGTGCTACGACCTTGATTCTTCTTCATTGGTTCCACAGTTCTATGGCCAGTCCCATGGTTCTACAGCTAACCTTACCTCTCTGGTGAGATGgaaagctctttgaggg harbors:
- the N4BP2L1 gene encoding NEDD4-binding protein 2-like 1 isoform X5, yielding MEESFLESFGRLSLRQQQQPPRPPAPPPPRGTPPRRHSFRKHLYLLRGLPGSGKTTLARDDWCEHFPGSLKIVPLDSLHHKIVGDFRQSPAFNSFYFPLHVNTEKELDDLLKIFLALKF